agtgtaaattcaaagtcattttgcaaactcagtgtaaatgaccttttctcttgaactttactaaatcaaatatgttcatagtgatgaaattaagatgcacacgaaatttcatttaaatcggagttcatttggttcaccacgttcacaaagaacacatatgcacaaaattaggtaaaacctatttttggcggaatttaagcatataaccaaatatatatgtgatgcacttaatttctcatgattatagtcctagaacatatattagactttcatgtgcatgtggttcaagtttcaagtcatttggacctaagttggttaagatatgataattggaaaattgatgctctaacttagtccatgtatgtttgttttcaaaacttaatttccagcactatctaaaaaatatatagtcatttaaattcacatagagatatgcataagccttcatttaagtgtatatgcacaatttagatattaaacaattaaccaaataaccatttaagcatgttttctagcattttaggatatgttcaagtcaagcatgctcacacacattttagtatacaatcatacacaatcatcaaaaacacaatgttgactagacactaagtcttggtccaacaaaaaGATTGATTGATGTGAAGGATGTTAAATAAGCATGAATTGATTGAGGGATTGTTTCCTTAAAATGGGAAAAATCCACACATACAAACTTGAAACTGACAGTGTCATAAGCTAATTCCATCCGTTGGAACTCTAAAAATCTTATAGAAAAGCGTATCTAACTTCTAAAGGATATATGGTTACGAACAAACAACTACTGTTAGCATGCCGGTATATACAAAATAGAGGGGTACAGCAGATAAACAAGGGGGAAAATAAGTAAGAGATCCCAAAAATCTCCCGAGAATTTCTATTTCACTGCTTGCTCTAACACGGGGATCTTTGAACAGTCCTCCAATGTACTGCTTTGCAACGGGGGCAATGAAAACACATCAACAGTTGAGCTGCCACTCCGAATCTCTTTCAAGACACGCAGTGCAGCTTGGGTTAGCTTTACGTACATGTTCTCCATGTGCTCGATCTCTGCAAGTTCTTTGGGACCTTTGAGCATCCTCTCTTTATTTTCAGTGCAAGTTCCAGACTCGCAGCCTTCTTGCACCTCAGTTGCTTCAGGTGAGGCTGATGATTTATTCACAGAAAAAAGCTGATCAAGCATTGTCTCACACTCCTTCACAAGCTTGTTAAGCACATCAGTTGTGAAGAATGGCTGCTGCAGAACGTTCTGGATGAAGGGGACACGAATAAGAGCCCCGGTCCGCTTATCATATTTCTTCAATATCTTCACCAGACCTATACATAGTGTATCAGTGTTCAAAAGGGAATACAGCCTTCAAGCTTTAAAACACACTAGTTGTCAAGTTGGAGCACTCAGTAACTAGGTCAAGTTAAAAATATCCATTCGATGACACATGTTTGATTTCTCGCTTTTATTTCAGTTCAGCCACACATCACACATCTTGTTCAAGTAGCTATTATTAAAAAAGCTTAACCTGAATTTCTTATTAATCCAACGATTCCTATGATACAAGAAATTACTAATATATAGCAGGATTCAACAATACGATCTTTGTATGTCCGCGTTTCATAGATTCAGTTATCAATAGATAACACAAGAATAGTATGCTAAGTCTTTCGTTTCCGTTGGAACAGATTGAGACAACTTTTACCTTCACCAATCGTTCTTTCCATAACCAGAGTCTCTTCAATTTGCAACGTCAACATATATAATGACTATGCAACTATTCTAATACTACATCTCCTGGAAGCCCACAAATACTAATACAGCAAGAGCACCCTGTATTTCTAAAAAATGAGCGTAACAACATAACATGATGCGCATCCTCAAAATGAGGGTGTATTAAAACATTTACACAACCAGCCCAATATTGTATCCAAACCACACACTCCTTCTGCCAAAGATTTATTTCTCTGATAATATGGGGCTTACAAGCAAtaacaagaagaagacaaatacCTGTGTAGTTAAGAGCACTGTAATTTTCTAACAAAACCATCTCCCCATGAAAATCCACTATCTCCCTCCCAACTTTCATCAGCTCTTCATTTGAATCCTCTGCCCTCGCTAACCTATCTTGCAGCTCCTGCATTcacaacaagaaagaaaaacattttAAGTCTCAAACTTGTGCTCGCTCATCCATACCCTCTTGGCCTCTTCCTAGTTAAGGTTACTGAACAGCAATAAACTCATCGCAAAAGTAACTAAGAAGAGAAATAGGAACTAACTACAGTAGTATTGGCATTACTCATAGTTTCAGGGAAAATATTATTTACCCAGCATAAGTCAATTGACAACGAGGAAGCGTTATTATTGATAAAAGAGTAAGA
This genomic window from Tripterygium wilfordii isolate XIE 37 chromosome 9, ASM1340144v1, whole genome shotgun sequence contains:
- the LOC120004761 gene encoding SPX domain-containing protein 2-like, producing MKFWKSLSLLIEETLPDWRDKFLSYKDLKKQLKLIHPNKDGEKINPNKRPRLDPADGGDSAITAGDNSESVTQEVNDFVKVLEDEIEKFNAFFVEKEEEYVIKLKELQDRLARAEDSNEELMKVGREIVDFHGEMVLLENYSALNYTGLVKILKKYDKRTGALIRVPFIQNVLQQPFFTTDVLNKLVKECETMLDQLFSVNKSSASPEATEVQEGCESGTCTENKERMLKGPKELAEIEHMENMYVKLTQAALRVLKEIRSGSSTVDVFSLPPLQSSTLEDCSKIPVLEQAVK